The following coding sequences are from one Halorubrum sp. BOL3-1 window:
- the lwrS gene encoding LWR-salt protein has product MNAAYVFRVAFRLDPADAAVAPDRFETTMEIPASEPGTDGWLLFRDRLWRGEIGDEPAFRRLAERQLGLADAASVDVVAVDFRELRTDPAHREAFEDAIAADLARFNADSVDEVLRRYLGSSIHVRE; this is encoded by the coding sequence ATGAACGCCGCCTACGTCTTTCGGGTCGCGTTCCGACTCGATCCGGCGGACGCCGCCGTCGCTCCCGATCGGTTCGAGACGACGATGGAGATCCCCGCGAGCGAACCCGGGACCGACGGGTGGCTCCTCTTCCGCGATCGCCTGTGGCGCGGCGAGATCGGTGACGAGCCGGCGTTCCGCCGGCTTGCGGAGCGGCAGCTGGGCCTCGCGGACGCCGCGAGCGTCGACGTCGTCGCCGTCGACTTCCGCGAACTCCGCACCGACCCGGCCCACCGCGAGGCGTTCGAGGACGCCATCGCCGCCGACCTCGCCCGGTTCAACGCCGACTCGGTCGACGAGGTCCTCCGCAGGTATCTCGGGTCGTCGATCCACGTGCGGGAGTGA